In a genomic window of Bombina bombina isolate aBomBom1 chromosome 10, aBomBom1.pri, whole genome shotgun sequence:
- the INSL5 gene encoding insulin-like peptide INSL5: MKAVPVCLALIFLIGTVVDGDGQFVKLCGREFIRAVIYTCGGSRWRRHLSEQPQNVPDRGDFFTLYTGGIEMAEPLEYQLQKTNSQTDEVLHQSESTGELWNTENNSGEERRDLNELLTTACCKNGCKKKDLSSLC; this comes from the exons ATGAAGGCTGTACCAGTTTGTCTTGCTCTGATCTTTCTCATTGGAACAGTAGTGGACGGTGATGGACAATTTGTGAAACTTTGTGGCAGAGAATTCATTCGCGCTGTCATCTATACATGTGGTGGTTCAAGGTGGAGAAGACATCTATCTGAGCAGCCACAAAATGTACCTG ACAGAGGAGATTTCTTCACTTTATACACAGGAGGCATTGAAATGGCAGAGCCCTTGGAATATCAACTCCAGAAAACGAATTCCCAAACAGATGAAGTTCTTCATCAGTCAGAATCCACGGGAGAGTTATGGAACACTGAAAACAATTCTGGAGAAGAGAGACGGGACCTGAATGAACTTCTGACAACAGCCTGCTGCAAAAATGGCTGCAAGAAGAAGGACTTAAGCTCACTCTGCTAG